The following proteins come from a genomic window of Loxodonta africana isolate mLoxAfr1 chromosome 19, mLoxAfr1.hap2, whole genome shotgun sequence:
- the CABP1 gene encoding calcium-binding protein 1 — translation MGGGDGAAFKRPGDGARLQRVLGLGSRRAPSSLPSGGPAPPPPGHASAGPAAMSSHIAKSESKTSLLKAAAAASGGSRAPRHGPPREPGLPGRRLHGAYPGTPPPPGDPSSRRPLCRPAPREEGVRGNRRGLPSAHSRPREALPAVAPRPSPPSPLPPARGRDGEERGLSPALGLRGSLQAPRRGESAPAAVSEADPFLHRLRPMLSSAFGQDRSLRPEEIEELREAFREFDKDKDGYINCRDLGNCMRTMGYMPTEMELIELSQQVNMNLGGHVDFDDFVELMGPKLLAETADMIGVKELRDAFREFDTNGDGEISTSELREAMRKLLGHQVGHRDIEEIIRDVDLNGDGRVDFEEFVRMMSR, via the exons ATGGGCGGCGGCGACGGGGCCGCATTTAAGCGGCCGGGGGACGGCGCCCGCCTCCAGCGCGTCCTCGGGCTCGGCTCCCGCCGGGCGCCCAGCTCTCTGCCCTCTGGGGGCCCCGCGCCGCCCCCGCCGGGCCATGCGAGCGCCGGCCCCGCCGCGATGAGCTCGCACATCGCCAAAAGCGAGTCCAAGACGTCGTTGCtgaaggcggcggcggcggcgagcgGGGGCAGCCGGGCTCCCCGCCACGGCCCTCCCCGGGAGCCCGGTCTGCCCGGCCGCCGGCTGCACGGCGCCTATCCCGGCACACCGCCGCCGCCCGGGGACCCCAGTTCGCGGAGGCCCCTCTGCCGGCCGGCCCCGCGAGAGGAGGGCGTGCGGGGGAACCGGCGCGGGCTCCCCTCGGCGCACAGCAGGCCCCGGGAGGCGCTGCCGGCCGTGGCGCCCCGACCTTCGCCGCCCTCGCCGCTGCCGCCGGCCCGCGGGCGGGACGGGGAGGAACGGGGACTGTCCCCTGCGCTCGGCCTCCGGGGCTCTCTGCAAGCCCCGCGCCGCGGGGAGTCCGCTCCAGCCGCCGTGTCCGAGGCGGACCCGTTCCTCCACCGGCTGCGTCCAATGCTCAGCTCCGCCTTCGGCCAG GACAGATCATTGCGACCAGAGGAGATTGAAG AGCTCCGAGAGGCCTTCAGAGAATTTGACAAGGACAAGGATGGCTACATCAACTGCCGGGACCTGGGCAACTGCATGCGCACCATGGGCTACATGCCCACTGAGATGGAGCTCATTGAGCTGTCCCAGCAGGTCAACATGAACC TGGGTGGCCATGTGGATTTTGATGACTTTGTGGAGCTTATGGGACCTAAACTCCTGGCAGAAACAGCAGATATGATCGGAGTAAAGGAACTGCGAGATGCTTTCCGAGAG TTTGACACTAATGGTGATGGGGAGATAAGCACCAGTGAGTTGCGAGAAGCCATGAGGAAGCTCCTGGGTCATCAGGTGGGACACCGAGACATAGAGGAAATTATCCGAGATGTGGACCTCAATGGGGATGGACGAGTGGACTTTGAAG aGTTTGTCAGGATGATGTCCCGCTGA